In Candidatus Eisenbacteria bacterium, the following are encoded in one genomic region:
- a CDS encoding crossover junction endodeoxyribonuclease RuvC: protein MPRNPNRPILAIDPGTRELGYAVLAGRRLLEHGVIPLRALPKNRRLREATLGMGRLVNRHRPGAFVVEKTYRHPVPWLNDLHRITLAARRIAKHWRIPLHTYAPQAVRQTVAGNGKATKSQAAVIVAHRFPQLRLLLTQDRRWKERYWLNDLDAVGLAWHHQAVTHPPSRSRRSG from the coding sequence ATGCCCCGAAACCCTAACCGTCCCATCCTCGCCATCGATCCTGGCACCCGAGAACTCGGCTACGCCGTTCTCGCCGGCCGCCGGCTCCTTGAGCACGGCGTCATCCCTCTTCGAGCACTGCCAAAGAATCGGCGACTCCGCGAAGCGACCCTGGGGATGGGCCGGCTCGTGAATCGACATCGGCCCGGCGCGTTCGTCGTGGAGAAGACCTACCGCCATCCGGTGCCGTGGCTCAATGATCTCCACCGCATCACGCTCGCGGCCCGGCGCATCGCGAAACACTGGCGCATCCCGCTTCACACCTACGCGCCACAGGCCGTACGCCAGACGGTCGCCGGCAACGGCAAGGCGACCAAGAGCCAGGCGGCGGTGATCGTCGCGCACCGCTTCCCGCAGCTGCGTCTCCTGCTCACGCAAGACCGGCGCTGGAAGGAGCGCTACTGGCTGAACGACCTCGATGCCGTCGGCCTTGCGTGGCACCACCAGGCGGTCACGCACCCGCCCTCCCGCAGCCGGAGATCCGGCTGA
- a CDS encoding crossover junction endodeoxyribonuclease RuvC translates to MHPKTVIGIDPGTREMGLVVLRGRALVWFGVRTLPNGKRHHEAIGLAKQLVLNLIEEHDPDAVAIEQPFDLPTKRSHLLNVIADELRDRSEELGIDVVELSPEAIRERVTGNPRANKVDVAEHLVDHGFGHLRQLVPKRPARAALGLRPRDKYWLHMFDALAIAVAASTTTALSLPLAR, encoded by the coding sequence ATGCACCCCAAGACCGTCATCGGCATCGATCCCGGCACCCGCGAAATGGGCCTTGTCGTCCTGCGCGGCCGCGCACTCGTCTGGTTCGGCGTGCGCACATTGCCCAACGGCAAGCGTCACCACGAAGCGATCGGGCTGGCCAAGCAGCTCGTCCTGAACCTGATCGAAGAACATGACCCGGACGCAGTGGCGATCGAGCAGCCGTTCGACTTGCCGACGAAGCGGTCGCATCTGCTCAACGTCATCGCCGACGAGCTCCGCGACCGGTCCGAGGAACTGGGGATTGATGTCGTCGAGCTGTCGCCAGAGGCAATCCGAGAGCGCGTCACTGGGAATCCCCGCGCGAACAAGGTCGATGTCGCCGAGCACCTCGTCGATCACGGCTTCGGGCATCTTCGCCAACTCGTCCCGAAGCGACCGGCGCGGGCTGCCCTCGGTCTCCGGCCGCGGGACAAGTACTGGCTGCACATGTTCGACGCGCTGGCGATCGCAGTGGCAGCATCCACGACTACGGCACTTAGTCTGCCCTTAGCTCGGTAG